One window from the genome of Dermacentor silvarum isolate Dsil-2018 chromosome 5, BIME_Dsil_1.4, whole genome shotgun sequence encodes:
- the LOC119452750 gene encoding protein YkfC-like codes for MNRWQHYLEESELYPNSIIGFRNKLGTQDAMILLKNEIIDDMTGTKDNRAILGLDLQSSFDKVRHSAILAQVSRLNMGRKTYEYIKDFLTERTTEICAGDLQLEEKKLGSVGTPQGSVISPLLFNLVMIGVANRLERVTGVRHNIYADDVTLWVPGESDEHIKTTLQEAVNAIEEQLDGIWTRLLWPSQSCS; via the coding sequence ATGAACAGGTGGCAGCATTACCTGGAAGAATCGGAGCTCTACCCAAATTCCATCATTGGGTTTCGGAACAAGCTCGGGACGCAAGACGCCATGATCTTACTGAAGAACGAGATCATCGACGATATGACGggcaccaaggacaacagagCCATACTCGGGCTGGACCTGCAGAGCTCCTTCGATAAAGTGAGGCACTCGGCTATCCTGGCCCAAGTATCCAGGCTAAACATGGGCAGGAAGACCTACGAGTACATCAAAGACTTCCTGACGGAACGGACCACTGAAATCTGTGCAGGAGACCTGCAGCTCGAAGAGAAGAAGCTGGGCAGCGTCggaaccccgcagggctcggtgatctccccgttacTCTTCAACCTCGTGATGATCGGGGTGGCCAACCGGCTAGAAAGAGTAACGGGAGTCCGGCACaacatctacgccgacgacgttacgCTATGGGTACCAGGAGAAAGCGACGAACACATCAAGACAACGCTGCAAGAAGCGGTCAACGCCATCGAGGAGCAGCTGGACGGGATCTGGACTCGTCTGCTCTGGCCAAGTCAGAGTTGCTCGTGA